The nucleotide window TAATATATCAAATGATGATTTTGGAGGTATTTTTTATTTTTTAAATGCAGAAAAACCAGAAAAAAAAGATGAATTTTACTTTTCAAAAAGTAACAATGAACATATAGAGAAAATAGTATCTCATAAAAGAATTGAGGAAAAATTAGGGGTGGATTTAAAGGAAATGGGAGTTTGTTATTTGAATTTTTTTATATTGAAAAATACAAAGTTTGTAAACTGTTGTTTAAAGCGATTAAGACTTGAACATGATTATTTAAAAAATGAAGTTTATTACTGTATTTCAATGAACCCAAAACCAAAAAGTGAGCTATATTTGGGGATTTAAATGTCCGAAAAATATTTAAACATTATAATAGAAGATAAGACAATGGGGGATTCAAAAACACTAATGTCTACGCTATATTCAGCTGAGCCAGTAGTTCCAAGTATACATAAGTTTTCACCAAATAAACTCATACTTCTTACAGATGAGAAACCAGATGAAAAAGCAAAAAAAAGCATTAATGCAATAAAAGAAATGTTTTCTAAAGTAATGACCATTGAAATAGAATATGTTAAACAGTATGATATTTATCAAGTAGCTAAGAAAACAATTGATATTATTGAAAAAGAAAAATCAAAAAATTCAGATATATACATAAATATTACTGGTGGCAGAAAAACTTTGATGTTAGGTGTTATTTACGGAGCTTACGCACGATCAGAACAGATTTGTTCTATTCATTATTCAACTGAAGAGAATAATGAATTTATTGAACTACCAAAACTGGCATATGATTTAAATGAAATCGAACGTGTCTTACTTGAAACAATAGAAGAAAAAGGCGCAATAAAAGTTAATACGCTTGCCGAAGATCTTGGGAAAACAAGAGGTCTTTTATATCAATATCTAAAGCGCCTGCGCATGAAAGGATTTGTAGATGAAGATTTTAAAATCACACAAGCAGGTAAAATTGCAATATTATAAAAAATCAAGTGGGAGATGTGATATAAAAAAACCAAAAAAATTAAAAAATAAAGAAAAAATAAAATTTAAGTATGGAACTGAAATAATAGTAGAAGGTTATGAAGGGAGAACAGTAGAATCTTTTGCTGAAAAAATCGGAAGTTTAAGAAAATACAGACAAAGTAATAAAATACAAAAATAATTTATAAAAATTAAATTTATAAATTATTAGTAATAAATAGTGTATACAGTTGTGGAAACTGTTCAATAGGATGAAAACTAAGTGAGAATAAAAATAATGGTCTCACCAATTAACAACAAAATTAGTTGCACTTCATTTAACTTATGTGTTAAAACTAAAGAAAAGGGAAAAAGAATGAAACAAGATAAAGAGATAGTTAAACTATTTAAAAAAGTAAAAAAATGTAGGAAATGTTATCCTCATGAACTCTGTGTTCCACTTCCCGATCCAAAAAATGGTTATAAGAACGTCAAAGTAATGTTCATAAATGAAAGACCTGGTAGAATTGGTGCTGGTGGATCAAATTATATTTCCTTTGATAATAATGATCCTTCTGCAAAATGGTTTAAATATTGCTTTAGTTTAACAAACCTCTCAAGAAAAGAGATTTTTACTACTAATGCCTGTTTATGTTACCCAAAAAAAGAAGGATATAACGATACTACTCCTAAAACTCAAATAATTAAAAATTGTCAAGATTGGTTAGAGTTACAAATAGAAATAATGAAACCAAAACTGATAGTTACTCTTGGGAATAGTGCTCTAAAAGCTATTAAATTAAGATTTAAAGACCAAAATAGTAAAGAACTTAAAAGATTTAAATTAAAAAAGAATATTGGAACCGTAGTAAAAACTACAAATCCTTGGATTTATCCAATATATCATACATCTTTACGAGCAAGAATAACAAGAAAGAACAACCAACAAAAAAAAGATTGGGAAAAAATTAGAACTATTTTAAAAGAATTAAAGAAATAACTAAAAGTATGTGTTTAAGTATCTAGTGCTCCAGGTTTTGATAATTAAAAAATTCAAATATAAAACCTAAATTCATAAATATTAAACTAAATAAGATTTAATTGACAATTATTTTATAATTATCATTTATCTTTATCTATTTATAAAAACCCAGCAAAGTATAGAGGAAGTATTAAAATTTCATCTTTATAATCTATTTTATAATTATCAATTAATAAAATTCCTTTTTTCAATTGTTTTGTGGTTTTAGAAGGACCTCCAATTTCAACCATTATTCTTTTTTC belongs to Candidatus Micrarchaeia archaeon and includes:
- a CDS encoding uracil-DNA glycosylase family protein, giving the protein MKQDKEIVKLFKKVKKCRKCYPHELCVPLPDPKNGYKNVKVMFINERPGRIGAGGSNYISFDNNDPSAKWFKYCFSLTNLSRKEIFTTNACLCYPKKEGYNDTTPKTQIIKNCQDWLELQIEIMKPKLIVTLGNSALKAIKLRFKDQNSKELKRFKLKKNIGTVVKTTNPWIYPIYHTSLRARITRKNNQQKKDWEKIRTILKELKK
- the csa3 gene encoding CRISPR-associated CARF protein Csa3 codes for the protein MSEKYLNIIIEDKTMGDSKTLMSTLYSAEPVVPSIHKFSPNKLILLTDEKPDEKAKKSINAIKEMFSKVMTIEIEYVKQYDIYQVAKKTIDIIEKEKSKNSDIYINITGGRKTLMLGVIYGAYARSEQICSIHYSTEENNEFIELPKLAYDLNEIERVLLETIEEKGAIKVNTLAEDLGKTRGLLYQYLKRLRMKGFVDEDFKITQAGKIAIL